A section of the Paralichthys olivaceus isolate ysfri-2021 chromosome 16, ASM2471397v2, whole genome shotgun sequence genome encodes:
- the mul3 gene encoding mitochondrial ubiquitin ligase activator of nfkb 1-A, whose protein sequence is MSDSPVNTLVLIGVGSSFAFSSLFYHLYQEKKKELEKLKEIPLFKPDQHLVHVLKASPHKRLQYVAVEGLVQADAEPLASRFVPRCFGVIQKIAVEEHWKYWNSLTSTWNSRTVNKKETSNSVPFSLISPGAYMTDMYVKVQNPLEACGCPLERVYHKLRRSEESLVNLALQGLSGEKPVAMEESEELLRVGSVLTGFGEVVLEGGQVMRLQAPQDHRKYMLVATDYKSFIDRHESSASMWKTLTAVTGLTGASLLAGVIYNLVGKQDDRSK, encoded by the exons ATGAGTGACTCCCCTGTCAACACACTGGTTCTGATCGGGGTGGGCTCCAGCTTTGCCTTCTCCAGCCTGTTTTATCATTTGtatcaagagaagaagaaggagctggAAAAGCTGAAG GAAATACCTCTTTTCAAACCAGACCAACATCTGGTCCATGTACTGAAAGCATCGCCCCACAAGAGACTCCAGTATGTTGCTGTGGAAg GTCTGGTCCAGGCAGACGCGGAGCCTCTGGCCAGCCGGTTTGTCCCACGATGCTTTGGTGTGATTCAGAAGATCGCTGTGGAGGAACACTGGAAATACTGGAACAGCCTCACCAGCACGTG GAATTCTCGGACAGTGAATAAGAAAGAGACCAGCAACTCTGTGCCCTTCAGTCTGATCAGCCCTGGAGCCTACATGACTGACATGTACGTGAAAGTGCAGAACCCTCTGGAGGCCTGCGGCTGCCCCCTGGAGAGGGTCTACCACAAATTAAGACGTTCTGAGGAGAGCTTGGTGAACCTGGCACTGCAGGGCCTCAGTGGGGAGAAACCCGTGGCGATGGAGGAGAGCGAGGAGCTGCTGCGGGTGGGGAGCGTCCTGACTGGGTTCGGGGAGGTGGTGCTGGAGGGAGGCCAGGTGATGAGGCTGCAGGCGCCGCAGGACCACCGCAAATACATGCTGGTGGCCACTGACTACAAGAGCTTTATAGACAGGCACGAGAGTTCAGCCAGCATGTGGAAGACACTCACTGCTGTCACCGGCCTCACGGGGGCGTCTCTTCTTGCAGGGGTCATTTACAACTTAGTAGGAAAACAGGATGACAGGTCAAAGTAG
- the eif2b5 gene encoding translation initiation factor eIF2B subunit epsilon gives MAGKGGKHSRSGSGLPGRKGAGEQEEEEQPLQAVLVADSFNRRFFPVTKDQPRALLPLGNVAMIDYTLEFLTSTGVQETFVFCCWMASKIKDHLLKSKWCRPTSPNTVHIITSELYRSLGDVLRDVDAKNLVRSDFVLVYGDVVSNIDISQALQEHRHRRKTEKNISVMTMMFKESSPGHRSRCEEDDVIVAIDSKSQRILHYQKTHGLKKLQFPMNIFHNSSDEFEIRHDVLDCHISICSPQVAELYTDNFDYQTRDDFVRGILVNEEILGNQIHMHVTKDGYGVRVSNLLMYDSVSSDLVRRWVYPLTPEANFTDQERRSCTYSRHNVYRGSGVSLGQGSQMEENVLIGCDTSIGANCHISNSIIGNKCTIGDNVVLNHAYIWNNVHIASNVVISQSVVCDKAEVKEGVMLNKQCVLAYNVVIGPNISLPEGTVVSMHHPEEEEEEDDDKFLSDDAEVGHSKDKTKQKVFSPAEVGAEGQGYIWKASSLDDTEDEELAQCLWGLVLNPDIESESEDSEPDDDDDPVIPSPEMDDVKVFQLEVLGTLQRGLEENISCDNLVLEINSLKYAYNISLKEVMQILTGVALEYPFQQQGSQLTASQYVAVLLPLLKKWAPVFKNYVKRAQDHLDCLSAFEEFFLEQESHWAAMVKVLMNMYQLEILEEEMILRWFSQGATTDKSRQLRKNQGLQKFIQWLEEAEESSEEGD, from the exons ATGGCCGGtaaaggaggaaaacacagcCGCTCCGGCTCCGGTCTTCCAGGGAGGAAAGGAGcgggggagcaggaggaagaggagcagccgCTTCAGGCTGTTTTAGTCGCTGACAGCTTCAACAGGAGGTTTTTCCCTGTGACCAAAGACCAGCCGCGG GCTCTGCTGCCGCTGGGGAACGTTGCCATGATCGACTACACCCTGGAGTTCCTCACGTCCACCGGGGTGCAGGAGACCTTTGTGTTCTGCTGCTGGATGGCCAGTAAGATCAAGGACCACCTGCT AAAGTCAAAGTGGTGTCGGCCCACGTCTCCCAACACAGTCCACATCATCACCTCAGAGCTGTACCGCTCCCTGGGGGATGTGCTCCGGGACGTGGATGCAAAGAACCTTGTCCGCTCAGACTTTGTTCTGGTCTATGGAGACGTGGTCTCGAATATTGATATCAGCCAGGCACTGCAGGAGCACAG GCATCGTcgaaagacagagaagaacatCTCGGTGATGACGATGATGTTCAAGGAGTCATCACCAGGCCACAGGTCTCGCTGTGAGGAAGATGATGTCATTGTTGCTATTGACAGCAAGAGCCAGCGGATTTTACATTACCAGAAGACACATGGGCTGAAGAAGCTACAGTTTCCCATG AACATTTTCCACAATAGCAGTGATGAGTTTGAAATCAGACACGACGTCCTCGACTGCCACATCAGTATCTGCTCCCCACAG GTTGCTGAGCTCTACACTGACAATTTTGATTATCAGACGAGGGATGACTTTGTCAGAGGAATCTTGGTCAATGAAGAG ATCCTGGGAAACCAGATACACATGCATGTCACCAAGGATGGTTACGGTGTTAGAGTGTCCAACTTGCTCATGTATGATTCGGTGTCGTCCGACCTTGTGCGGCGGTGGGTCTACCCGCTCACCCCTGAGGCTAACTTCACAGACCAAGAGAGACGGAGCTGCACGTACTCTCGCCACAATGTCTACCGAGGGTCCGGAGTCAGCCTGGGCCAAGGCAGCCAGATGGAGGAGAATGTCCTCATTGGCTGTGACACCAGCATCGGTGCTAACTGTCACATTTCTAACAGCATCATCGGTAACAAATGCACCATAG GTGACAACGTCGTCCTGAATCATGCCTACATCTGGAATAATGTTCACATTGCCAGTAACGTGGTGATCAGCCAGTCTGTGGTCTGTGACAAGGCTGAGGTCAAAGAAGGTGTGATGCTGAACAAACAGTGTGTCCTGGCATATAAT GTGGTGATTGGACCAAACATATCTCTACCAGAGGGCACCGTGGTGTCCATGCACCatccggaggaggaggaggaggaggatgatgataaATTCCTCAGTGATGATGCTGAGGTTGGTCATAGTaaagacaaaaccaaacagaaag TTTTCAGTCCAGCAGAGGTTGGAGCAGAGGGACAAGGCTACATCTGGAAGGCCAGCAGCCTGGACGACACAGAGGACGAGGAGTTGGCGCAGTGTCTCTGGG GTTTGGTGTTGAACCCTGACattgagagtgaaagtgaggaCAGCGAgccagatgatgatgatgatccagTGATCCCCTCTCCTGAGATGGATGATGTTAAAG TCTTCCAGTTGGAGGTGCTGGGGACTCTGCAGAGAGGCTTGGAAGAGAACATCAGCTGTGACAACCTTGTACTTGAGATCAACTCTCTCAA GTACGCCTACAATATCAGTCTGAAGGAGGTGATGCAGATTTTAACGGGAGTGGCTCTGGAGTACCCGTTTCAGCAGCAGGGCTCTCAGCTCACCGCATCACAATATGTTGCTGTTCTCCTGCCG TTATTGAAGAAGTGGGCACCAGTGTTTAAGAACTATGTGAAGAGAGCTCAGGACCATCTGGACTGTCTGTCCGCCTTCGAAGAGTTCTTCCTGGAGCAGGAGAGCCACTGGGCGGCCATGGTAAAG GTCCTGATGAACATGTACCAGCTGGAGATCCTGGAGGAAGAGATGATACTACGCTGGTTCTCCCAGGGAGCGACAACCGACAAGAGCAGGCAGCTCCGCAAGAACCAGGGG CTTCAGAAGTTCATCCAGTGgctggaggaggctgaggagtCATCGGAGGAGGGTGACTGA